The Candidatus Sulfotelmatobacter sp. genome has a window encoding:
- a CDS encoding cytochrome c3 family protein, translating into MSQIFHRSTNTLSRATIFGAVFILAALGWMAMEIQRSPYITYAGVRKPQPVPFSHQHHVTGLGIDCRYCHTSVETSSFAGIPPTKTCMNCHSQIWTNAKLLEPVRASYKSGESLQWTRVNQLPDFVYFNHSIHVNKGVGCNTCHGPVDRMPLMYQQNSLQMEWCLECHRAPENNLRPRDQVFNMRYQQPTGANPVVVDGKSFDDQAELGAALVKKYNVRSVKDITNCSTCHR; encoded by the coding sequence ATGTCGCAGATTTTTCATCGCAGTACGAATACCCTGTCTCGCGCCACGATTTTCGGCGCGGTATTCATACTTGCTGCGCTCGGCTGGATGGCCATGGAGATTCAGCGCTCTCCCTACATAACTTACGCGGGCGTCCGCAAGCCGCAGCCGGTGCCCTTCAGCCATCAGCATCACGTGACCGGGTTGGGCATCGACTGCCGTTATTGCCATACCTCGGTGGAGACTTCGAGCTTTGCCGGCATCCCTCCGACCAAGACGTGCATGAATTGCCATTCGCAGATATGGACTAACGCCAAACTGCTTGAACCGGTGCGGGCGAGCTATAAATCGGGCGAGTCGCTGCAATGGACGCGGGTCAACCAGCTTCCCGACTTTGTTTATTTCAATCACAGCATTCATGTCAACAAGGGAGTCGGTTGCAATACGTGTCACGGCCCCGTTGACCGGATGCCGCTGATGTACCAGCAGAATTCTTTGCAGATGGAGTGGTGCCTGGAGTGCCATCGCGCGCCGGAGAATAATTTACGGCCACGCGACCAAGTATTCAACATGCGTTACCAGCAGCCTACCGGGGCGAATCCGGTGGTTGTGGATGGCAAGAGTTTTGACGATCAGGCGGAGCTGGGCGCAGCGTTAGTGAAGAAGTACAACGTACGCAGCGTAAAGGACATTACGAATTGCAGCACGTGTCATCGGTAG
- a CDS encoding cytochrome c: MLRLRKHGSGLCGRSRPRLSGRAKRDRLSLITILLALALLSACRIDMHVQPRQNPLSRSDFFSDQRSERPIVEGTVARGQLHEDNYFYTGKIGNNPGDVMPFPATKEILERGRERFNIFCAPCHSRLGDGNGFVPSRGFSRMPPSFHIQRLRNAPVGYFFDVITEGFGIMPDYASQIPPQDRWDIVAYVRALQLSQNATMADVPAGEKVPSEPPQFREPGSGATMPVVVPETNSRAEEAK; encoded by the coding sequence ATGCTGCGCCTGAGAAAACACGGGAGCGGGTTATGCGGTCGCAGCCGCCCTCGGCTGTCCGGTCGAGCGAAGCGCGACAGACTGTCCCTAATTACGATACTGCTGGCACTGGCGCTGCTTTCGGCCTGCCGCATCGACATGCACGTGCAACCTCGCCAGAACCCTCTTTCGCGCAGCGATTTCTTTTCCGACCAACGCTCGGAGCGCCCGATCGTCGAGGGCACCGTGGCTCGCGGGCAACTGCACGAAGACAATTACTTCTATACCGGCAAGATCGGAAATAATCCCGGCGACGTCATGCCCTTCCCGGCGACCAAAGAAATTCTCGAACGCGGCCGCGAGCGCTTCAATATTTTCTGCGCGCCCTGCCATTCGCGGCTCGGAGATGGCAACGGTTTCGTACCGTCGCGGGGATTCTCGCGCATGCCGCCTTCCTTTCACATTCAACGGCTGCGGAACGCTCCAGTTGGATATTTCTTCGACGTGATCACCGAAGGCTTCGGGATCATGCCGGACTATGCGTCGCAGATTCCGCCTCAGGATCGCTGGGACATTGTGGCTTACGTGCGGGCGTTGCAGTTGAGCCAGAACGCGACCATGGCCGACGTACCCGCGGGCGAGAAGGTTCCGTCCGAACCACCGCAGTTCCGCGAGCCCGGATCGGGCGCGACGATGCCCGTGGTTGTGCCGGAAACCAACTCGAGAGCAGAGGAAGCGAAATAG
- a CDS encoding DGQHR domain-containing protein — translation MPTITRPAALVRQGSLKLYTTSIKVADLNLPNFYTISKLDPEEEGPGYQRILNQGRAKRLADYLLDGQTEGDAFLPTSIFLATSKEIPFDKATNTITFDVAQVGPFNVVDGQHRIAGLIAAAAKNPDLLEFEIPVNIAGGLDDVSQMCHFLIVNTTQRSVDKAVEQQIVARLTRMVNLEKMPTIPRWIMRQVEKGEDARALVVANFLNADPGSAWFGKIRMANDDDGAAATINQKSFVNSLKKYIFSSNNPLSNPEWDGNRPKILSNYWKAVVELLVDDQSDKPSVIFKTSGVDLFHIVSATVFLHLANLKDFKKETVKELFRRGFSNLSGDNVGISDREWWQRGGVASGLNSAAVRKLAMALSSAINVQDNVGAISL, via the coding sequence GTGCCAACAATTACGCGTCCGGCCGCATTAGTTCGTCAAGGTTCCCTTAAGCTCTACACGACCTCGATCAAGGTTGCAGACCTCAACCTTCCTAACTTTTACACGATCAGCAAACTAGACCCGGAGGAGGAAGGCCCCGGCTATCAGCGCATCCTCAACCAAGGCCGAGCCAAGCGGCTAGCAGATTATCTTCTGGATGGGCAAACGGAGGGCGACGCATTTCTCCCCACTTCGATTTTTCTGGCTACGAGCAAAGAAATTCCGTTTGATAAGGCCACAAACACCATCACTTTCGATGTGGCACAGGTGGGGCCCTTTAATGTCGTCGACGGCCAGCATCGGATCGCGGGCTTGATCGCGGCAGCTGCGAAGAACCCAGATCTGTTAGAGTTCGAGATTCCTGTCAACATCGCTGGTGGACTAGATGACGTAAGTCAGATGTGTCACTTCCTCATCGTAAATACGACTCAGCGCTCAGTGGACAAGGCGGTGGAGCAGCAGATCGTGGCGCGTCTGACGCGGATGGTCAATCTGGAAAAGATGCCCACAATCCCGCGCTGGATCATGCGCCAAGTGGAAAAAGGAGAAGATGCCCGCGCATTGGTGGTCGCGAATTTTCTGAATGCCGATCCCGGTTCAGCGTGGTTCGGTAAGATAAGGATGGCGAACGACGACGACGGAGCTGCTGCGACGATAAACCAAAAGAGCTTTGTCAATTCGCTAAAGAAGTACATCTTCTCATCCAATAACCCTCTGTCGAATCCCGAGTGGGATGGCAATCGGCCGAAGATACTATCAAACTACTGGAAGGCGGTCGTCGAACTGCTGGTTGACGATCAGTCTGACAAACCCTCCGTTATTTTCAAGACAAGCGGAGTCGACTTGTTTCACATTGTTTCCGCTACGGTCTTTCTCCACCTCGCGAACTTGAAGGACTTTAAGAAAGAAACCGTGAAGGAGTTGTTTCGTCGCGGATTCAGCAATTTAAGCGGAGATAACGTTGGCATTTCCGATCGTGAATGGTGGCAGCGAGGTGGCGTCG
- the nrfD gene encoding NrfD/PsrC family molybdoenzyme membrane anchor subunit, with the protein MNEQYKSAAELDRAPVIEPGHTFGTVTEKISSIVLTRPATNGWFVGFGIAFMLTMMLLFALGYLFLKGVGIWGVTIPIGWGFAIVNFVWWIGIGHAGTLISAILLLLRQSWRNSINRFAEAMTLFAVASAGIFPAVHVGRPWLAYWLFPYPSTMGVWPQFRSPLMWDVFAVSTYGTISALFWFMGLIPDLATLRDRSDKKILKIVYGMLSFGWRGSARHWHRYETAYLLLAGLATPLVLSVHTVVSFDFAVGIVPGWHTTIFPPYFVAGAIYSGFAMVLMLAIPIRKIYGLEDFITERHLQNSAKVMLATGLIVAYGYGIEAFMGWYSGDRYDAFTLWNRLHGPYAIPYYMLLTCNIFIPQLLWIRRLRTSPIALFFISGVILVGMWLERFIIVVVSLSRDFLNSSWGMYYPTRWDWMTYVGTIGMFLAAMFLFLRILPAISIFEMRTLLPEAEVKEQ; encoded by the coding sequence ATGAACGAGCAATACAAATCGGCAGCCGAGCTCGACCGCGCTCCGGTCATCGAGCCAGGACACACTTTCGGCACGGTCACGGAAAAAATCAGCTCCATTGTGCTGACGCGCCCCGCGACCAACGGATGGTTCGTCGGCTTCGGCATCGCGTTCATGCTGACGATGATGCTGCTCTTCGCCCTCGGCTATTTGTTCCTTAAGGGCGTCGGGATCTGGGGCGTCACCATCCCCATCGGATGGGGCTTTGCCATCGTCAACTTCGTGTGGTGGATCGGAATCGGCCACGCCGGAACTCTGATCTCAGCCATTCTGTTACTGCTGCGCCAATCGTGGCGCAACTCGATCAATCGCTTCGCCGAGGCGATGACTCTGTTTGCCGTCGCCAGCGCCGGAATCTTCCCCGCCGTCCACGTCGGGCGCCCGTGGCTTGCGTATTGGCTCTTTCCCTATCCCAGCACGATGGGCGTCTGGCCGCAATTCCGCAGTCCACTTATGTGGGACGTTTTTGCCGTATCCACCTACGGCACGATTTCGGCATTGTTCTGGTTCATGGGATTGATTCCCGACCTCGCCACCTTGCGCGACCGCTCCGACAAGAAAATCCTGAAAATTGTCTACGGCATGCTTTCCTTCGGATGGCGTGGATCGGCACGGCACTGGCATCGCTACGAGACTGCGTATCTGCTGCTTGCTGGTTTAGCCACGCCGCTGGTGCTTTCGGTTCATACCGTTGTCAGTTTCGATTTTGCGGTCGGCATCGTACCGGGATGGCATACGACCATCTTCCCGCCTTATTTCGTCGCGGGCGCCATCTACTCCGGCTTCGCGATGGTGCTGATGCTGGCGATTCCCATTCGCAAAATCTACGGGCTGGAGGATTTCATCACCGAGCGCCATCTGCAGAACTCCGCTAAAGTCATGTTGGCGACGGGACTGATCGTGGCGTACGGCTACGGCATTGAAGCGTTCATGGGCTGGTACAGCGGCGACCGCTACGATGCCTTCACGCTGTGGAACCGCCTGCACGGGCCTTATGCCATCCCGTACTACATGCTGCTGACCTGCAACATTTTTATCCCGCAGCTTCTGTGGATTCGCCGGCTGCGGACAAGTCCAATTGCGCTGTTCTTCATCTCGGGCGTGATTCTCGTCGGCATGTGGCTGGAGCGCTTCATCATTGTCGTCGTCAGCCTGTCGCGCGACTTCCTCAACTCGTCCTGGGGAATGTACTATCCCACGCGCTGGGACTGGATGACGTACGTTGGCACCATCGGCATGTTCCTGGCGGCAATGTTCCTGTTCCTGCGCATCCTGCCGGCGATCTCCATTTTTGAGATGCGCACTCTTCTGCCTGAGGCGGAGGTGAAGGAACAGTGA
- a CDS encoding amidase gives MSELTTISDLAPRLRRKEISPVEITQHCLARIEKLNPALNAFITIMAESALDEARTAEAEILRGQWRGPLHGVPVALKDLIDTAGLRTTAASALYKDRIPTEDAEVVRRLRQAGAVIIGKNNLHEFAYGGSSLVGYFGDVHNPWGRSCIAGGSSGGSAAAVAAGLAYAAIGTDTAGSIREPAALCGCVGLKPTYGRVSSRGVISLSPSLDHVGPLAATVEDAAIMLQAIAGYDGADITSVDVPVTDYVGGLREGVKSLRVGVLREYFFDDLDPEVASAIDHALRGIQSLGADVREVKLDVPTDRTLQGAESYALHAESLARSPELYQPETLRRIRSGESVSAAAYIQRRRELEEARRSIRQIFADVDVLVTPTIPIPAPAIAELKTNPEALRPAELKLLRNTRPFNVWGLPAISLPCGFTNSGLPIGLQIAGPHWREDLVLRVAHAYEQVTACRGDGACVE, from the coding sequence ATGAGCGAGTTGACCACGATCTCAGACCTAGCGCCGCGGCTGCGGCGAAAAGAAATTTCTCCAGTGGAGATCACGCAACACTGCCTGGCGCGTATCGAGAAGTTGAACCCCGCGCTAAACGCCTTCATCACCATCATGGCGGAGTCGGCGCTAGACGAGGCGCGCACGGCCGAAGCCGAGATTCTCCGCGGCCAGTGGCGCGGCCCTCTGCATGGCGTACCAGTGGCGCTGAAGGATCTCATCGACACCGCCGGCCTTCGCACCACGGCGGCCAGCGCCCTATATAAAGATCGCATTCCCACCGAAGACGCGGAAGTGGTGCGGCGCTTGCGGCAGGCCGGGGCCGTCATCATCGGAAAGAATAATCTCCACGAATTCGCCTATGGTGGTAGTTCGCTGGTCGGCTATTTTGGCGACGTTCACAATCCCTGGGGGCGGAGCTGCATTGCCGGAGGATCGTCCGGCGGGTCGGCCGCCGCAGTCGCCGCCGGTCTCGCCTACGCCGCGATCGGCACCGATACCGCAGGCTCGATTCGCGAACCGGCCGCGCTCTGCGGTTGCGTAGGCCTGAAACCGACTTACGGACGCGTGTCGAGCCGCGGAGTCATTTCGCTGTCGCCCTCGCTCGATCATGTTGGCCCTCTGGCCGCGACCGTTGAAGACGCGGCAATCATGTTGCAAGCCATCGCAGGATACGACGGCGCTGATATTACTTCGGTCGATGTTCCGGTAACAGATTATGTTGGCGGCCTGCGAGAGGGAGTGAAGTCGTTGCGCGTCGGCGTGCTCCGCGAATATTTCTTCGACGATCTCGATCCGGAAGTCGCGTCCGCGATCGACCACGCGCTGCGGGGAATCCAATCTCTCGGTGCGGATGTAAGAGAAGTGAAGCTCGATGTGCCGACGGACCGCACGCTGCAAGGGGCCGAGTCCTACGCCCTCCACGCCGAGAGCTTAGCTCGCAGCCCGGAGCTGTACCAGCCCGAAACTCTACGCCGCATTCGCTCGGGAGAGAGTGTCTCCGCAGCGGCGTACATTCAGCGCCGCCGCGAACTAGAAGAGGCTCGCCGCAGCATCCGGCAAATCTTCGCCGATGTCGATGTGCTGGTGACTCCAACCATCCCGATTCCAGCCCCGGCGATCGCGGAATTGAAAACGAATCCGGAAGCGCTCCGCCCCGCAGAATTAAAGTTGCTGCGCAACACGCGCCCCTTCAATGTCTGGGGATTGCCCGCGATCTCACTCCCCTGCGGATTCACAAATAGCGGACTGCCCATCGGCCTACAGATCGCTGGCCCGCACTGGCGCGAGGATTTAGTCCTACGTGTAGCTCATGCCTACGAGCAGGTAACGGCGTGCCGGGGCGATGGTGCTTGCGTTGAGTGA
- a CDS encoding TAT-variant-translocated molybdopterin oxidoreductase → MTSDKKNNGGLIEIKKREDVCPSKKLDLADVREKIDQATAHDAAEKTGPEYWRSLEELAGSEDFQQALHREFPKGASEWVDSVSRRGFLKVMGASLGLAGMTGCVKLPLEPIVPYVRQPEGVVPGRPMYYATAVTLGGYASPVLVESHLGRPTKIEGNDLHPASLGGTDIFTQASILGLYDPDRSQSVVSMGDQRSWQAFLGAIRGPLNAQKALQGAGIRILTPTISSPTLADQLRGFLKVYPQAKWHVYEPCNRDNVLEGAKLAFGQPVETRYDFSKADVIVSLDADFLYAGFPGNTRYIRDFAKRRNPDAPMNRLYVIESTPTSTGVKADHRLSMRASEVEGFARVLSVKGDIPVEFEHFCKPLFADLEAHNGSSLVIAGDHQHPYVHAIAHFMNQRLGNVGKTVFYADPVDANPVNQTESLKDLVADMQAGKVDLLIILGGNPAYDAPFDLNFADALKNGKVPLRVHHGLYQNETAELCQWHVAAAHELEAWGDARVYDGTVSIIQPLIAPLYNGKSALEFVALLSGQADATGYDLVRAYWQKQHTGADFDQFWRKSLHDGWIEGTTFASAAPKKEVSVPVRAKVDGGGQSANGPELNIRRDPTIYDGQFSNNGWLQELPKPMTKLTWDNAVLIGPKMAQRLGIATEDVVELELNGKKIKGPVWIQAGHPDNSATIFLGYGRTRAGRVGTAQGFDAYALRTSANPWIASGVKITKTGETYKLASTQGMQSMDTPDGAHRPLVRETTLEEYRKEPNFAQEEETPYDLTLYKNYPYKEEDYAWGMTIDLNSCVGCNNCMVACQSENNIAVVGKEQVVIGRHMHWIRVDAYYQGDRDNPKAFFQPVPCMQCENAPCEVVCPVGATNHTTEGLNDMVYNRCVGTRYCSNNCPYKVRRFNFLLFQDWETPQYKMMRNPDVSVRSRGVMEKCTYCVQRINERRIDAEREDRKINDTELVTACQQSCPANAIIFGNINDPNSKVSKLKAQARNYTLLGELNTRPRTTYLAEVRNPNPELEG, encoded by the coding sequence ATGACGAGCGATAAGAAAAATAACGGCGGTCTGATCGAGATCAAGAAGCGCGAGGATGTCTGCCCGAGCAAGAAGCTCGACCTCGCCGACGTACGCGAAAAAATCGATCAGGCTACTGCGCATGATGCTGCCGAGAAGACGGGGCCGGAATATTGGCGCTCTCTCGAAGAGCTGGCGGGCAGCGAAGACTTCCAGCAAGCCCTACATCGGGAATTTCCTAAGGGCGCGTCGGAGTGGGTCGACTCCGTTTCGCGACGTGGATTCCTGAAAGTCATGGGCGCGTCCCTCGGCCTGGCGGGCATGACGGGATGCGTCAAACTTCCGCTTGAGCCTATCGTTCCTTACGTTCGCCAGCCCGAAGGCGTCGTTCCCGGGCGGCCGATGTATTACGCGACTGCGGTCACGCTAGGCGGATATGCCAGCCCGGTGCTGGTCGAAAGCCATCTGGGGCGGCCGACGAAAATCGAAGGCAACGATCTGCATCCGGCGTCGCTGGGCGGGACTGACATTTTCACGCAGGCTTCGATTCTCGGACTATATGATCCCGACCGGTCGCAGAGCGTGGTTTCGATGGGCGATCAGCGCTCGTGGCAGGCGTTTCTCGGCGCGATCCGCGGGCCGTTGAATGCGCAGAAGGCGTTGCAGGGCGCGGGCATTCGCATTCTGACGCCGACTATCTCTTCGCCTACGCTGGCCGATCAGCTGCGCGGCTTCCTGAAGGTTTATCCGCAGGCCAAATGGCACGTCTACGAGCCGTGCAATCGCGACAACGTGCTCGAAGGCGCGAAGCTGGCCTTCGGACAGCCGGTCGAGACGCGCTACGATTTCTCGAAGGCCGACGTAATCGTCTCGCTCGACGCCGACTTCCTCTACGCCGGATTCCCCGGCAACACCCGCTACATCCGCGACTTCGCCAAGCGCCGCAATCCGGATGCGCCGATGAATCGGCTGTATGTCATTGAGAGCACCCCGACTTCAACAGGAGTGAAGGCGGATCATCGGCTGTCAATGAGAGCCTCTGAGGTCGAGGGCTTTGCCCGCGTCTTGTCGGTGAAAGGTGATATCCCCGTCGAGTTCGAGCATTTCTGCAAGCCATTGTTTGCCGACCTTGAAGCTCACAATGGTTCGAGTTTGGTCATTGCCGGTGATCATCAGCATCCGTACGTTCACGCGATTGCACATTTCATGAACCAGCGGTTGGGCAATGTCGGCAAGACCGTCTTCTACGCCGACCCAGTCGATGCGAATCCGGTCAATCAAACCGAGTCCCTCAAAGACCTCGTTGCTGACATGCAGGCCGGCAAAGTCGATCTGCTGATCATCCTCGGCGGCAATCCCGCCTATGACGCACCTTTCGATCTCAATTTCGCCGACGCCCTGAAGAACGGCAAGGTTCCTCTGCGCGTTCATCACGGGCTCTATCAGAATGAAACCGCCGAGCTTTGTCAGTGGCACGTCGCAGCGGCTCATGAACTCGAAGCCTGGGGCGATGCCCGCGTCTATGACGGGACGGTCAGCATTATTCAGCCCCTGATCGCGCCGCTCTACAACGGAAAGAGCGCATTGGAATTCGTCGCATTGCTCTCCGGCCAAGCCGACGCCACCGGCTACGATTTGGTCCGCGCCTATTGGCAGAAGCAACACACTGGCGCTGACTTCGATCAGTTCTGGCGCAAATCGTTACATGATGGCTGGATCGAAGGAACGACCTTCGCGTCCGCCGCGCCTAAGAAAGAGGTTTCGGTCCCGGTTCGTGCGAAGGTTGACGGAGGCGGACAGTCGGCTAACGGCCCAGAGCTCAACATCCGCCGCGATCCCACCATCTACGACGGGCAATTCTCCAACAACGGCTGGCTCCAGGAACTACCCAAGCCGATGACCAAGCTCACCTGGGACAACGCCGTGCTCATCGGCCCAAAGATGGCGCAGCGGCTGGGCATCGCGACCGAAGATGTGGTCGAGCTTGAGTTGAACGGGAAGAAAATCAAAGGGCCGGTTTGGATTCAGGCTGGTCATCCTGATAATTCAGCGACGATATTCCTGGGCTACGGACGCACCCGTGCGGGCCGCGTCGGCACTGCGCAAGGGTTCGATGCTTACGCGCTGCGCACCAGCGCCAATCCCTGGATCGCTTCTGGCGTGAAGATCACCAAGACCGGAGAAACCTACAAGCTCGCCTCCACCCAAGGCATGCAGTCGATGGACACGCCCGATGGCGCGCATCGCCCGCTGGTTCGCGAAACCACGCTGGAGGAATATCGCAAAGAGCCGAACTTCGCGCAGGAAGAAGAGACGCCGTACGATCTCACTCTCTACAAAAATTATCCCTATAAAGAAGAAGACTACGCGTGGGGCATGACGATCGATCTGAACTCCTGCGTGGGCTGCAACAATTGCATGGTGGCCTGCCAGTCGGAGAACAACATTGCGGTCGTCGGCAAGGAGCAAGTCGTGATCGGCCGGCACATGCACTGGATTCGCGTCGACGCCTACTACCAGGGCGACCGCGACAATCCCAAGGCGTTTTTCCAACCGGTGCCGTGCATGCAATGCGAAAATGCGCCGTGCGAAGTCGTTTGCCCGGTCGGCGCGACGAATCACACGACCGAAGGCCTGAACGACATGGTCTATAACCGCTGCGTGGGTACGCGCTATTGCTCGAACAACTGTCCGTACAAAGTGCGCCGCTTCAACTTCCTGCTGTTCCAGGATTGGGAGACGCCGCAATACAAGATGATGCGCAATCCCGACGTGAGCGTGCGCAGCCGCGGCGTCATGGAAAAATGTACTTATTGTGTCCAACGAATTAATGAACGGCGTATCGACGCCGAGAGAGAAGATCGCAAGATCAATGACACCGAATTGGTGACGGCGTGCCAGCAGTCCTGCCCTGCGAATGCGATCATCTTTGGAAACATCAACGACCCGAACAGCAAAGTTTCGAAGTTGAAGGCGCAGGCGAGGAATTACACGCTGCTGGGAGAATTGAACACGCGGCCGCGTACGACGTATTTAGCAGAAGTGCGCAATCCGAATCCGGAGTTGGAAGGATGA
- a CDS encoding DUF3341 domain-containing protein, whose protein sequence is MKRDPIYGIMAEFDSAQALVDAAKATYGAGYKKIDAYSPFPVEGLAEEIGFSHDEVPLVVLIGGIIGGLSGYLMQYWMSAVDYPLNIGGKPYHSWPAFIIITFEMTILFAGISAVFGMLALNGLPMPYHPVFNVPRFSSASKDRFFLIVFSSDKKYDLAGTRKFLEGLSPRSVSEVPS, encoded by the coding sequence ATGAAGCGCGATCCCATCTACGGCATCATGGCTGAGTTCGATTCAGCGCAAGCGCTGGTCGACGCCGCGAAGGCTACGTACGGGGCTGGCTACAAGAAGATCGATGCCTACAGTCCGTTTCCGGTGGAAGGGCTGGCGGAAGAAATTGGATTTTCCCACGATGAAGTTCCCCTCGTTGTGCTGATCGGTGGGATCATCGGCGGGCTGAGCGGCTACCTGATGCAGTATTGGATGTCGGCGGTCGACTATCCGCTGAATATTGGCGGCAAGCCCTACCACTCGTGGCCGGCATTTATCATCATCACGTTCGAGATGACGATTCTGTTCGCGGGAATCTCAGCAGTGTTCGGAATGCTGGCACTGAATGGATTGCCGATGCCGTACCATCCAGTGTTCAACGTGCCGCGGTTCAGTTCGGCTTCGAAAGACCGATTCTTTCTGATCGTGTTTTCCTCCGACAAGAAATACGATCTCGCAGGCACGCGCAAGTTTCTGGAAGGCCTGTCGCCGCGCTCAGTTTCGGAGGTGCCCAGCTAA
- a CDS encoding aldehyde dehydrogenase family protein has translation MAEMTIAPVATHGFFVDGRWREDGDVVEIRAPYDGSVIARVVQGRREHAEAAIAAAVKAFGTTRRLPAFERQRVLRQIAAFMTERKAEFTRTLAQEAGKPIRAARTEVDRAIFTFGVAAEETTRIYGEYLPLDWQESTAGRWGIVRRFPLGPIAGITPFNFPINLVAHKVAPAIAAGCSMVLKPAPQTPLCSLLLAECVQQAGWPDGGLNVLPLSNEDAGLLVTDDRIKLISFTGSVPVGWDIKRRAGKKKVVLELGGNAAVIVHSDADLAYAADRCVTGGFGYAGQTCISVQRILVEHSVYGKFIDLFVEGVKKLKTGDPLDESTDVGPLIRESDAIRTTTWIEEAVHAGARLLCGGGRRNLVVEPAVLTGTKPEMKVNCQEVFGPVVTVEPYRDFEEALRQANHSAYGLQAGIFTRDAKLLFQAYEELEVGGVIAGDVPSFRIDQMPYGGVKDSGLGREGLRYAIEEMTEPKLMVMNLR, from the coding sequence ATGGCAGAAATGACGATCGCGCCGGTGGCGACGCATGGGTTCTTCGTGGATGGCCGTTGGCGGGAAGATGGCGACGTTGTCGAGATTCGCGCACCCTACGACGGCAGTGTGATTGCGCGTGTGGTGCAGGGGCGGCGCGAGCATGCGGAGGCAGCCATTGCCGCCGCAGTCAAGGCATTCGGTACAACGCGGCGGCTGCCGGCATTCGAACGGCAGCGCGTCCTGCGGCAGATCGCAGCGTTCATGACGGAGCGTAAAGCGGAATTTACCCGTACCCTGGCGCAGGAAGCGGGCAAGCCGATCCGGGCCGCGCGCACTGAGGTTGACCGCGCCATTTTTACATTCGGCGTAGCTGCGGAAGAGACTACGCGCATTTACGGGGAATATCTTCCGCTCGACTGGCAGGAATCGACGGCGGGGCGGTGGGGCATTGTGCGGCGCTTTCCGCTGGGGCCGATTGCCGGGATTACGCCGTTTAATTTTCCGATCAATCTGGTCGCGCACAAGGTCGCGCCGGCGATCGCCGCCGGCTGCTCGATGGTATTAAAGCCCGCGCCACAGACGCCGCTCTGCTCGCTGCTTCTGGCGGAATGCGTGCAGCAGGCGGGCTGGCCCGATGGCGGACTCAACGTGCTGCCGCTGTCGAATGAAGACGCCGGACTTCTGGTGACAGACGACCGCATCAAGCTGATCAGTTTCACGGGCAGCGTACCGGTGGGCTGGGACATTAAGCGACGCGCGGGGAAAAAGAAAGTCGTGCTTGAACTCGGGGGCAATGCTGCCGTGATCGTTCATAGCGACGCCGACCTCGCGTATGCCGCCGACCGGTGTGTGACCGGCGGTTTCGGCTATGCCGGCCAGACCTGTATTTCGGTGCAGCGGATTCTGGTGGAGCACTCGGTGTACGGAAAGTTCATCGATCTTTTTGTGGAGGGCGTGAAGAAGTTGAAGACCGGTGATCCACTCGATGAGTCGACCGATGTAGGACCGCTGATCCGCGAGAGCGACGCGATCCGCACCACGACTTGGATCGAGGAAGCGGTACATGCGGGAGCGCGCTTGCTGTGCGGCGGCGGACGCAGGAATCTGGTGGTGGAACCTGCGGTGCTTACCGGGACCAAGCCCGAGATGAAAGTGAACTGCCAGGAAGTGTTCGGGCCGGTGGTAACGGTTGAACCCTACCGGGACTTCGAGGAAGCACTGCGCCAGGCGAACCACTCCGCCTACGGGTTACAAGCTGGGATTTTTACCCGCGACGCGAAGCTGCTTTTTCAGGCTTACGAAGAACTCGAAGTCGGCGGTGTGATTGCGGGAGATGTTCCTTCGTTTCGTATCGACCAGATGCCTTATGGCGGCGTGAAAGATTCCGGCCTGGGCCGCGAAGGGTTACGCTACGCCATCGAAGAGATGACTGAACCGAAGCTTATGGTCATGAATTTACGTTAG